In Methanobrevibacter oralis, a single window of DNA contains:
- a CDS encoding V-type proton ATPase subunit E gives MSSGTDKIVSSIMSEAQEKADIIIQNANAEVSTINARAEKTAEAEKSKILENGKKQSDMRYQQIISEAKMNARRAELGAKEEVIEAAFTKASEELKAKASSYDDEYSQSLIANIKEAASEIGGGDLIVQLNGADSSKIENKLSELSSDISREIGTSTTLKLGEPIEAIGGAIVKTSNGYIEVNNTIESRLDRFKSVLRSEVASILFK, from the coding sequence ATGAGCTCAGGCACAGATAAAATTGTTTCAAGCATAATGTCTGAAGCCCAGGAGAAAGCTGATATAATCATTCAAAATGCTAACGCAGAAGTTTCAACTATTAATGCTCGTGCAGAAAAAACTGCAGAAGCAGAAAAAAGTAAAATTTTAGAAAATGGTAAAAAACAATCTGATATGAGATATCAGCAAATCATTTCCGAAGCTAAGATGAATGCTCGTAGAGCCGAATTAGGTGCTAAAGAAGAAGTAATTGAAGCAGCTTTTACTAAAGCTAGTGAAGAGCTAAAAGCAAAAGCTTCTTCTTATGATGATGAGTACTCCCAATCTTTAATTGCAAATATAAAAGAAGCTGCTAGTGAAATTGGTGGTGGAGATTTAATTGTTCAATTAAATGGTGCAGACTCAAGCAAAATTGAAAATAAACTAAGTGAACTCTCTTCAGATATTTCTCGTGAAATTGGTACATCTACTACTCTTAAATTAGGTGAACCTATTGAAGCTATTGGTGGAGCTATTGTAAAAACCAGTAATGGATATATTGAAGTAAATAATACTATCGAATCTAGATTAGATAGATTTAAAAGTGTATTACGTAGTGAAGTTGCTAGCATATTATTTAAATAA
- a CDS encoding ATP synthase subunit K (produces ATP from ADP in the presence of a proton gradient across the membrane; the K subunit is a nonenzymatic component which binds the dimeric form by interacting with the G and E subunits): MVEITLGTALAAIGAGVAIGFAGLGSGLGQGMAAAGSVGAVAEDNDMFARGIIFSALPETQAIYGFLIAILLLVFSGLLGTGKPLSIEAGIVAIGVGASIGFAGLGSGMGQGIAASSSVGAIVEDNDMFARGIIFSALPETQAIYGFLIAILLMVFGGILAAA, encoded by the coding sequence ATGGTAGAAATTACTTTAGGTACTGCTTTAGCAGCTATTGGTGCTGGAGTAGCAATTGGTTTTGCTGGATTAGGTTCTGGTTTAGGGCAAGGTATGGCAGCAGCTGGTTCTGTAGGAGCAGTTGCAGAAGATAACGACATGTTTGCTCGGGGTATTATTTTCTCTGCATTACCAGAGACTCAAGCTATTTATGGTTTCTTGATTGCTATTTTATTATTAGTATTCTCAGGTTTATTAGGTACTGGAAAACCATTAAGTATTGAAGCAGGTATTGTAGCTATTGGTGTAGGTGCATCTATTGGTTTTGCAGGTTTAGGTTCTGGTATGGGACAAGGTATTGCAGCATCCTCATCTGTTGGTGCTATTGTAGAAGACAATGACATGTTTGCTCGTGGTATTATTTTCTCTGCATTACCAGAGACTCAAGCTATTTATGGTTTCTTGATTGCTATTTTACTTATGGTATTCGGCGGAATATTGGCGGCAGCTTAA